The genomic region GCTAAGTTATATGACATTCCGATGACACAGACAGGAGCCTTGCAATTGCTACAAAAAATCGCCCTGAGTTTGGGCGGAATTAGTGCCAGCCAATTGCTGGCAAATTTGGGGTTAAGTTCCCTGAAAAGCTTATTGGGTATAGCTACCCCCGCTACCGGGGGCATTACCCTGGCTCCCTACCTTTCTGTTGCTATTACCCAAGCAGGTGTGGCGGGTGTTTCTGCTTACAGCATCGGACAAGTGACAAAAGCATACCTCGCCAACGGCGCAACTTGGGGACCAGAAGGACCGAAAGCCGTCATTACTCGCATTTTGTCCTCCCTCGACCAAACTTCTATTCTGAATCGGATTAAAGATGAGTTGGTCGCGAAATTAGGGGCGAGGAGCGGGGAGCGAGGAGCGAGGGAAAGATGAGGTGATAGGGAGTCGGGGAAGAGAGCTTCAGGAGCAGAGGAGCAGGGAGAAGAGAGAGTCGCGGAGCGATCGGGAGCTGAGGGAGCAAAGGGAGCAAAGGGAGCAATTCCAGTCACAAGTCACAAGTCACAAGGCACAATTAAACCCTACTCATTCCTCACTCCTCACTCCTCATACACGCGGAGGCAGATTACGCTGCTGCTTGAAGGATTCGAGAATTTCCCGTACTTGTTGTCCGGCTATTTCCCGACCACCCAAACCGAAGGCGATCGCAGAAGCAACAGCGATCGCGCCAAATAGCAATCCGAATGCTAAATTCACGATATCTTGGGCAATACCGATCTGTTGCAGTGCCATCGCTGAGACGAGGGCAATAATTGCTATACGGGCTATCTGTCCCAAAATCTGGGCTTGGCGATCGCCCGAACTGGTGATGATGTTGTAAGCCAGGTTTGCCAGAAATAAACCAATGGCAAATACCACCAATCCTGCTAAAATTCGCCCAAAAATTACGATGATGCCGCTAACCAGGGTAGTTAATGCAGGAATACCCAAAATATTAACTGCCGTCACCGTGGCGAACAGCATAATTCCCACAAATACGATAATGCCCACAATTTCGGCTGGCGTACGAGCGGAGATTGTCGGCGTTGGTTCCCTTTGAATGACTGTTGGCTGTCCCGTCGTTGGTGGCGGTGGAATTGCTCCTGGTTCCTCATAGGTGGGACTTGGCGCGGCGCTTCTGCGTCTGAGAGTGGGCAGTCCCAACACAGAGAAGATGTTGTTAAAACCAATACTTGTGAGAATATTCGTCACCAGATCGCCGACGAATCGTCCCAGGAAGTAAGCCAGGATGAGAATTAATGCTGCTGTAAAGATTAGTGGTAAAGCATTAAGGATCTGTTGCAACATAGCGATCGCTGGAGTCGAGATCGCATCAATGCGCAGTTGTTGTAGTGCCGCGATCGCTACTGGAATTAAAATGAGGACGTAGACAATCGTGCCAATAATTCCCGATAAAGATTGCCCTCCCGCCGTGGTTCGCAGTCCAAAGCGCGATCCTGCTTGGTCAATTCCAGTTGAGATCAGCAAATTGGTGACGATCCGACGCACTACAGTAGCCAACAACCAACCAGCAGCAGCAATAATGACTGCTACCAAAATATTTGGCAACGCTGAGAGAATCTCGCTCACCAAACCCTCTATTGGTTGTAATGCTTGCTGCAAACCAAGAGTATCGAGGATAGGAATTAAAAACAGCAAAAATATAAACCAGTACAAGGCATTACCAATCGTATCGCTGAGCGATACTTGGTTTGGCGGTCGGGTTACTCCTTGCGGTCGCTGGTCTAAACGCTCGTCCAGCCTAGCAGCGCGTAATGCTCGGACTGTAATCAACTTCACGATCGTCGCAATTGCCCAAGCCACACCTAGAAAGATCAGCGCTCCTAGTATCCGCGGAATGAAGCTCAATACAGTATTGAGGAAGCCACCCAAAGGACGAGACACCACCTCTAGTTGAAGTGCGTTTAGCACCGCTACTACGGTGAAGAGAATCACAATCCAATAGACTAGGTTGGCAATCAGTTCTTCGACTCTGGGTAAGTCGCGGCTATCTGAACGACCAGTAATGCTTGCTGCAATGCGGTTGTCAATATCCGTGCGATTGAGGATGCCTTTGACTATAGCTTTAGCGATCGCAGCTACGATCAAACCAAGCGCCAGAATTAAGACTGCTCCCAGCAAGTTAGGAATAAATGCTAACAAGCTGCCCCAAATATTTTGTACGTAATCCACACTGCGCTCAACAGCCTGTTGTCCCTGCTGTACTGGTGGTGCTGCTTGCGCCAAATGTTGCCAAGAGGCTTGCAGCGGTCTATCCCAGTTAGTCGAGTGGGTTATCCCGTGCCAAATTGCATTCATAATTTTCCGAGTTAACTGTAAATTTCATGAGGAGATAGTACCAGCCATCGCTCTTTTTGGTAGCAGAATTGGAAATCCTGCTACAACTCCCTTGTATTTTTGTACTTTGTCAGCAAATTAGCTAGTGAGGAGAAATATAGAGTTCTTATACAGAGTGATTCCTCAGTTTCTCATTTCACATCTACCTTAGTGAGTAGTTATGCCAAAAGAATCCCCAGATTAGCGAGTTTTTAGATTTTCATCATCGTGATAGATGCAAAATAAAATCAATTTGCTCGTCAAGATTATGATTAAATTTTCTGATAAATGAGGGAGCAGGGAACAAGACAAGTCACAAGTCACTAGTCAGAAGAAGCCAAGCGCTACTCACCGCTCGCTGATAACTCACAACTTTGTACAAACGTTACATATAACATCTGTACACTGACAACTGACAACTGATAACAGACAACTGACAACTGGCAACTGACTAATGACGCAAATCTTTGAACAATCAATTGAGATTGCTGCTAGTGCAACGGCTGTCGAGCGTTGCATTACCGACTTGCATCTAATGCATCGGTGGTTGAACCCAGCCCTGCGTTGCGAACCTGTAGGGGAGTGGAGTACGGAAATAGGTAGTCGCAGCCGGTTTATTATTCAGATTCCCCTAGTTAAACCAACTTTAGAGTGCATCACGATCGATCGCGCTCCTGGGTTAATTGTCTGGGGGTTTGAGGGTTTTTTTCAAGGTAGCGATCGCTGGGAGTGTCAGCCCTTGCCCCAAGGAACGCGCCTGCTGAACCGCTTTGAATTTGAAATTCCCAATCCCATCGTTAGCTGGGGTTTCCACACCTTCGCCGCCCCCTGGACGCAAGCAGACATGAAAACCCAACTCCAGCGCCTCAAGCAGGTTGCAGAGGAAGTGAAATGAGTGACTGGTGAAGAGGGAGCAGAGGGGCAGAGGAGCAGAGGAGCAGAGGAAGCAGAGGAGCAGAGGAGAGATTGGGAGCAATTCTAGCCACCAGCCACTAGCCACTAGCCACTCACTACACCCCACACCCTTTCTTCACTGATAACTGATAACTGATAACTGATAACTGTCCTATCCTCTTCCCAGTTGACTCAACAACTTGCGAATTACTGGAGCATCTTCTGCATGGGGGGCTTGGGCAAGATAGGATTCAAAGTCGGAAATGGCTGAAAACCAATGTCCCAACTGGTAGTTAATTAAACCGCGATCGCGTGTTTCACTTGGGATATCTGGAAACAATAGCAAAATCTTTTCTACTGTTCCCAGCGCTTTTTCTAAATCCTGCTGTTGTAAATAAATATACTTCAAATTTGTCAGCATCCGTGCTAAAAATTGCCGATGAGTCACCGATCGCAAAAATTCCGCTCGTAATGCTACAGGCTGTCCGTAAATTTGGCTCAATTTTGCTTGACAGTCTTGGGGAAACAGTACTTCACCGCGATTGAAGGCATCAACAAAAATCTCCATTTCCGGTATGTCAGGACGAATCAGGAAATGCCCTGGCATTCCCACTCCAACCATCGGAAAGTCAATTCGCTTAGCTAACTCTAGGTAAATTAGCGATAGTGTAATCGGAATTCCCGTCCGTCGGTCGATCGCATCGTTTAAGAAGCTATTACGCGGATCGTGATATTCATTAACATTTCCTTTAAATCCCAAGTCTTCATATAAGTATTGATTAATAGTTTGAATGACACGCAACGGATATCTCTGAATGGGTAGCCGCTCTAGTAATTCTTCTGCCATCGTATCTAGAGCGTTGAGATATTCTGCTGGCTCGAGGTCTGGATATTCCTCCTGAGCAATGTAGAGAGCTGCTTTGGCTAGATCGATCTGCTCGTCAGAGCGATCGATCTCTTGAGAGAAAAATTGCCTTGCTACCGAAACCATCACTAATTACAAAGGATAATTTTGCACTCTTTACATAAATTAAAACAGACAACACAGTATAAATGGTGCATCCTTAAGGTCAGTCTTATGGAACTCAACCATAGATAGTTGCATCAGAAACAATAAACTTGGGAAGTCAGCGATCGAGGTCAAAAATTCTGCAATCGGTTTGAGCAATCAAAAACAGAAGTGTCACCACCAAATCGTTTCGACAAAACTCAACAATGGCGGCGGATCTTTTATAGCTTGCGTACCAGCATTTTAATTTGGTATGTCTTGCTATTAACTTTTAGTGCGTTTCTTTCCACCTTGGTCATCCGGCAAGTCTTACTGACACGCCTAGAGGCAAGACATGAAACCTCTTTGATGCAGGAAGTCAAGGAGTTTCGAGCTTTAGCTAAGGGCAATGACCCCAACACGGGAAAATCTTTTCAACATGACCTTAAAGCTTTATTTAGAGTTTTTCTCAATCGCAACATTCCTGATGACGATGAGTTTTTGATTGCCATCATCGAGGGTGAAATCGATCGCTCCAGCCCTAGAGCGCTACCCGAGCCACTAAAACAGAATTCAGAGCTAATTCAATATTTTGGTAAATTGACTCAGCCAGAGCAGGGAGCCAGAGAGACAACCGCAGGCACGATCCTTTATCGCGCTGCCCCCATTATCAGGGATGAAACTCACGGAGTCTTTGTGGTCGCTCAACTGACAGCAGGGGAACGCCGAGAAGTGGATGAAGCAATGGCAGTGATTATTCAAGTCAAAATTTTTGTCATCATTGGGGCAGCAATCCTTGCCTGGTTAGTGGCAGGCAGAACGCTGACTCCTCTATATTTAACTCACGGAAACCGCACGCTCGATTCGCGAATCTGACCTCACTCGCCGCATTCCTGTCAAAGGGTCGGATGAAGTTGCCGAACTCGCAACGACTTTTAATGAAATGCTCGATCGCCTTCAAGCTGCTTTCAGTAGCCAACGCAACTTTATTAACGATGCTAGTCACGAACTGCGAACGCCAATTACTATCATCCGCGGTCACTTGGAACTCATGGGCGACGATCCCCAAGAAAGAGAGGAAACTGTAGCCTTGGTGACAGACGAATTAGATCGCATGAGTCGTTTTGTTGACGATCTGTTACTCCTCGCTAAGGCGGAGCAACCAAACTTTTTAAAGCTGGAAAGATTAGACCTGACTACCTTGGTAGCAGAAATTTACTCTAAAGCGATCGCCCTATCAACGGATCGTCACTGGCAGATCGATCGCCATAGTCCAGGGACAATTATTGCCGACCGTCAGCGCCTCACCCAAGCAATGATAAACTTGGCTCAGAATGCCACCCAACACACGACAACGGGAGATACGATCGCTTTAGGCTGTATGCAGAGACACAATTGGGTACGGTTATGGGTGCGCGATACGGGCGAAGGTATTTCTCTAGCAGACCAACAAAGAATTTTTGAACGCTTTGCTCGCACTACCAAAAGTCAAAGACGTTCTGAAGGTGCTGGCTTAGGCTTGGCAATCGTGCGGGCGATCGCTCAAGCTCACGGTGGCAAAATTGAACTAAGTAGCCGTCCTCATCGCGGCTCTACTTTTACCATCGTACTTCCTGTTGAACCCACATCAGAGATATCATCTCATGAGTAGAATTTTAATCGTCGAAGATGAACCCCGGATTAGTGCTTTTATTGAAAAAGGACTAAAAGCCAATGGCTACACAGTCTCAGTAGTTCGGGATGGCGATGAAGCTTTACTTGTAGCCAATAGCAAAGATTTTGACCTCATGATTCTCGATATAGGGCTACCGCGACAAGACGGTTGGACGATATTATCAACATTGCGCGGTCAAGGAGAATATTTACCAATCGTCATTCTCACTGCTCGCGACGATGTGAATGATAAAGTAGCGGGAC from Chroococcidiopsis sp. SAG 2025 harbors:
- a CDS encoding SirB1 family protein; translation: MMVSVARQFFSQEIDRSDEQIDLAKAALYIAQEEYPDLEPAEYLNALDTMAEELLERLPIQRYPLRVIQTINQYLYEDLGFKGNVNEYHDPRNSFLNDAIDRRTGIPITLSLIYLELAKRIDFPMVGVGMPGHFLIRPDIPEMEIFVDAFNRGEVLFPQDCQAKLSQIYGQPVALRAEFLRSVTHRQFLARMLTNLKYIYLQQQDLEKALGTVEKILLLFPDIPSETRDRGLINYQLGHWFSAISDFESYLAQAPHAEDAPVIRKLLSQLGRG
- a CDS encoding mechanosensitive ion channel — translated: MNAIWHGITHSTNWDRPLQASWQHLAQAAPPVQQGQQAVERSVDYVQNIWGSLLAFIPNLLGAVLILALGLIVAAIAKAIVKGILNRTDIDNRIAASITGRSDSRDLPRVEELIANLVYWIVILFTVVAVLNALQLEVVSRPLGGFLNTVLSFIPRILGALIFLGVAWAIATIVKLITVRALRAARLDERLDQRPQGVTRPPNQVSLSDTIGNALYWFIFLLFLIPILDTLGLQQALQPIEGLVSEILSALPNILVAVIIAAAGWLLATVVRRIVTNLLISTGIDQAGSRFGLRTTAGGQSLSGIIGTIVYVLILIPVAIAALQQLRIDAISTPAIAMLQQILNALPLIFTAALILILAYFLGRFVGDLVTNILTSIGFNNIFSVLGLPTLRRRSAAPSPTYEEPGAIPPPPTTGQPTVIQREPTPTISARTPAEIVGIIVFVGIMLFATVTAVNILGIPALTTLVSGIIVIFGRILAGLVVFAIGLFLANLAYNIITSSGDRQAQILGQIARIAIIALVSAMALQQIGIAQDIVNLAFGLLFGAIAVASAIAFGLGGREIAGQQVREILESFKQQRNLPPRV
- a CDS encoding SRPBCC family protein, translating into MTQIFEQSIEIAASATAVERCITDLHLMHRWLNPALRCEPVGEWSTEIGSRSRFIIQIPLVKPTLECITIDRAPGLIVWGFEGFFQGSDRWECQPLPQGTRLLNRFEFEIPNPIVSWGFHTFAAPWTQADMKTQLQRLKQVAEEVK